From a single Paenibacillus sp. FSL W8-0426 genomic region:
- a CDS encoding GT-D fold domain-containing glycosyltransferase has product MRPRAAAGGEGAAGARGSAKGVPPQAAKRAARDSSYAAGFRDGVYAGGEALVEQRIPPDHILPDVAAAELIAAGVNQYAHRLARLAGPHEVAAHIYAALDAGRPLSVIRLGDGELLALAADTVLSSEEVQELAPFLPYAGVPRSTPDVRASLVEAIRRADWVGVPISRAPTFQGLLFPVLRHFAIDWSSLKLTDSTINYSLHHSRLLPSLLQNRRVLVIGNLASELGGLLQSHGVHVAGMIAPVAGYADIPRVMQRIRKHDFDLALVAAGIPAIVLCRHIADELGKVAIDFGHLANKLVTGELQY; this is encoded by the coding sequence GTGCGGCCCCGCGCCGCTGCGGGGGGTGAAGGCGCTGCCGGTGCTCGGGGCAGCGCGAAGGGCGTGCCGCCGCAGGCTGCGAAGCGGGCGGCACGGGATAGCAGCTACGCCGCCGGTTTCCGCGACGGCGTGTACGCGGGCGGGGAGGCGCTGGTGGAGCAGCGCATTCCGCCCGACCACATTCTGCCGGACGTTGCCGCGGCAGAACTGATCGCGGCGGGGGTCAACCAATATGCCCACCGCCTCGCCCGATTGGCCGGCCCGCATGAGGTGGCTGCCCACATTTACGCGGCGCTGGACGCCGGGCGCCCGTTGTCGGTCATTCGCCTCGGCGATGGCGAATTGCTTGCGCTGGCAGCGGACACTGTGCTGTCCAGCGAAGAAGTGCAAGAGCTGGCCCCGTTTCTGCCCTATGCGGGAGTGCCGCGCTCCACGCCGGATGTTCGTGCCTCCTTGGTGGAAGCGATTCGCCGAGCCGATTGGGTCGGGGTACCCATCTCGCGGGCACCTACGTTCCAAGGGTTGCTGTTTCCGGTGCTTCGCCATTTCGCGATCGATTGGTCGAGCCTGAAGTTGACCGACTCCACAATCAATTACAGCCTGCATCATTCCAGGCTGCTGCCGTCCCTTCTGCAGAACCGGCGCGTGCTTGTGATCGGCAATTTGGCCTCCGAACTGGGGGGGCTGCTGCAGAGCCACGGGGTGCATGTCGCCGGCATGATCGCACCGGTTGCCGGATATGCCGACATTCCGCGAGTCATGCAGCGAATTCGGAAGCATGATTTCGATCTGGCGCTGGTGGCGGCGGGCATTCCCGCAATCGTACTGTGCCGTCATATTGCGGATGAACTTGGCAAGGTGGCCATCGATTTCGGTCATCTGGCAAACAAGTTGGTGACGGGAGAACTTCAATATTGA
- a CDS encoding sugar phosphate nucleotidyltransferase, whose product MKGVILAGGTGTRLYPLTRLINKHLLPVGKHPMIAYGLDRLHQAGIEDIMIVMGTHSAGLYTEFLGSGKEYGVKLTYRIQEKAGGIAEALNLAKGFVTPGEKFVVLLGDNLFSDDLKPYVERYMAQPAGTARVLLKEVDDARRYGVPVFDPANPERIAHIEEKPSQPKTSYCVTGIYMYDDHVFNFIAGISPSARGELEITDVNNHYAAAGSLEYDILQNYWTDAGTFESLQEAAVRMKGQLP is encoded by the coding sequence ATGAAAGGTGTCATTCTTGCAGGCGGAACGGGAACAAGACTATATCCCTTGACTCGCCTGATCAACAAACACCTGCTTCCGGTCGGCAAACATCCGATGATCGCATACGGACTCGACAGACTCCATCAGGCGGGAATCGAAGATATCATGATCGTGATGGGCACTCATTCTGCGGGTTTGTACACGGAATTTCTGGGAAGCGGCAAAGAGTACGGCGTCAAGCTCACCTATCGCATTCAGGAGAAGGCCGGGGGGATTGCGGAGGCCTTGAACCTGGCCAAAGGTTTCGTTACACCCGGCGAAAAGTTCGTTGTACTGCTTGGCGATAACCTGTTCAGCGATGACCTCAAGCCTTATGTGGAGCGCTATATGGCACAACCGGCAGGGACAGCACGGGTCCTTTTGAAAGAGGTGGACGATGCTCGGCGTTATGGGGTGCCTGTGTTCGACCCGGCGAACCCGGAGCGGATTGCCCATATCGAAGAGAAACCAAGTCAGCCGAAAACTTCGTATTGTGTCACCGGGATTTATATGTATGATGATCATGTTTTCAATTTCATTGCCGGCATCTCGCCGTCGGCGCGCGGAGAATTGGAAATCACCGACGTGAATAACCATTATGCTGCCGCCGGAAGCTTGGAGTACGATATATTGCAAAATTACTGGACTGATGCAGGCACCTTTGAATCGTTGCAGGAAGCGGCCGTCCGCATGAAAGGACAGCTGCCATAA